A portion of the Myripristis murdjan chromosome 13, fMyrMur1.1, whole genome shotgun sequence genome contains these proteins:
- the LOC115369979 gene encoding cullin-5: MATSNLLKNKGSLQFEDKWDLMRPIVLKLLRQEAVTKQQWFDLFSDVHAVCLWDDKGPAKIHQALKEDILDFIKQAQARVLSHQDDTALLKAYIVEWRKFFTQCDILPKPFCQLEITLMGKQGSNKKTNVEDSIVRKLMLDTWNESIFSNIKSRLQDSAMKLVHAERLGEAFDSQLVIGVRESYVNLCSNPEDKLQIYRDNFEKAYLDSTERFYRTQAPSYLQQNGVQNYMKYADAKLREEEKRALRYLETRRECNSVQALMECCVNALVTSFKETILAECPGMIKRNETDKLHLMFSLMDKVPSGIEPMLKDLEDHIVNAGLADMVAAAETITTDSEKYVEQLLTLFNRFSKLVKEAFQDDPRFLTARDKAYKAVVNDATIFKLELPMKQKGVGLKTQPESKCPELLANYCDMLLRKTPLSKKLTSEEIELKLKEVLLVLKYVQNKDVFMRYHKAHLTRRLILDISADSEIEENMVEWLREVGMPADYVNKLARMFQDIKVSEDLNQVFKEMHKHNKLALPADSVNIKILNAGAWSRSSEKVFVSLPTELEDLIPEVEDFYKRNHSGRKLHWHHLMSNGIITFKNEVGQYDLEVTTFQLAVLFAWNQRPRERISFENLKLATELPDAELRRTLWSLVAFPKLKRQVLSYDPPVSSPKDFTDSTLFYVNQEFSLIKNSKVQKRGKINLIGRLQLTTERMREEENEGIVQLRILRTQEAIIQIMKMRKRISNAQLQTELVEILKNMFLPQKKMIKEQIEWLIEHKYIKRDEADINTFIYMA, encoded by the exons cggGTGCTGAGCCACCAGGACGACACAGCGCTGCTGAAGGCCTACATCGTGGAGTGGAGGAAGTTCTTCACCCAGTGCGACATCCTGCCCAAGCCCTTCTGCCAGCTGGAAATCACACTGATGGGCAAACAAGGCAGCAACAAGAAGACCAACGTGGAGGACAGCATCGTACGCAAG CTGATGTTGGACACGTGGAACGAGTCGATCTTCTCCAACATAAAGAGCCGTCTGCAGGACAGCGCCATGAAGCTCGTGCACGCCGAGAGGCTGGGAGAGGCCTTCGACTCCCAGCTAGTGATAGGAGTACGAGAGTCCTACg tGAACCTGTGCTCTAACCCAGAGGACAAGCTGCAGATCTACAGGGATAACTTTGAGAAGGCTTACCTGGACTCCACAGAGAGATTTTACCGAACCCAGGCACCGTCCTACCTGCAACAGAACGGCGTCCAGAACTACATGAAATAT GCAGATGCCAAgctgagagaagaggagaagcgAGCACTTAGATATCTAGAGACACGTCGTGAATGTAACTCTGTTCAAGCA CTTATGGAATGTTGTGTGAATGCTCTGGTGACTTCGTTCAAAGAGACGATCCTGGCCGAATGTCCGGGGATGATCAAACGTAACGAGACAGACA agctgcaccTGATGTTTTCTCTGATGGACAAGGTTCCCAGCGGGATCGAGCCCATGCTGAAAGACCTGGAGGATCACATAGTCAACGCTGGACTGGCAGACatggtggctgctgctgagaCTATCACTACT gaCTCTGAGAAGTACGTGGAGCAATTGCTGACTTTGTTTAACCGCTTCAGTAAACTGGTGAAGGAAGCCTTCCAGGATGACCCGCGCTTCCTCACTGCCAGAGACAAG GCCTACAAGGCTGTTGTCAACGACGCCACAATATTCAAACTGGAGCTGCCCATGAAACAGAAAGG TGTGGGCCTGAAGACTCAGCCGGAGTCAAAGTGTCCCGAGCTGTTGGCGAACTACTGTGACATGCTGCTGAGGAAAACTCCTCTCAGCAAGAAACTCACCTCAGAGGAAATCGAGCTCAAACTCAAAGAAGTG CTCTTGGTGTTGAAGTACGTGCAGAATAAGGATGTATTCATGCGTTACCATAAAGCTCACCTGACCAGGCGTCTGATCCTGGACATTTCAGCAGACAGCGAGATTGAGGAGAACATGGTGGAGTGGCTGCGG GAAGTAGGAATGCCAGCCGACTACGTGAACAAACTGGCCAGGATGTTTCAGGATATCAAAGTCTCAGAAGATCTCAACCAAGTCTTCAAggagatgcacaaacacaacaaactggCACTGCCAg CGGACAGCGTGAACATCAAGATCCTGAATGCCGGAGCATGGTCGAGGAGCAGCGAGAAGGTTTTTGTCTCGCTGCCCACGGAGCTGGAGGACCTGATCCCTGAGGTGGAGGACTTCTACAAGAGGAACCACAGTGGGCGCAAACTGCACTGGCATCACCTCATGTCCAACGGCATC atCACCTTTAAGAACGAGGTGGGTCAGTATGACCTGGAGGTGACGACCTTCCAGCTGGCTGTGCTGTTCGCCTGGAACCAGAGACCCAGGGAGCGAATCAGCTTCGAGAACCTCAAACTGGCCACGGAGCTGCCAGACGCAGAGCTTCGCCGCACACTCTGG tcGTTGGTTGCCTTCCCCAAGCTGAAGAGACAAGTTCTGTCCTACGACCCCCCGGTCAGCTCGCCCAAAGATTTCACCGACAGCACGCTCTTCTACGTCAACCAGGAGTTCTCACTCAT CAAAAACTCCAAAGTCCAGAAGCGGGGGAAGATCAACTTGATTGGTCGCCTTCAGCTGACCACGGAGcgaatgagagaggaggagaacgaAGGCATCGTTCAGCTCAGAATACTCAGAACTCAG GAGGCCATCATCCAGATcatgaagatgaggaagaggatcaGCAACGCCCAGCTGCAGACGGAGCTGGTGGAGATCCTGAAGAACATGTTCCTGCCCCAGAAGAAGATGATCAAGGAGCAAATCGAGTGGCTCATCGAGCACAAATACATCAAGCGGGACGAGGCGGACATCAACACCTTCATCTACATGGCCTAG